In Cyclopterus lumpus isolate fCycLum1 chromosome 9, fCycLum1.pri, whole genome shotgun sequence, a single genomic region encodes these proteins:
- the rnf165b gene encoding E3 ubiquitin-protein ligase RNF165 isoform X3 — translation MVLVHVGYLVLPVFGSVRNRGSHFNRQQQQQQQHSHATSCRHFQLGPQAPLPMDFPMPHPGQPQSGINPHLAPPGHQHGPPLHPPHNPLPAPQFQDIPAPPFLPQALHQQYLLQQQILEAQHRHILPPSRRTPERVPHQPHRLRPSYEFAPPLHVPPQPVVQQPRYLAEGTDWDLSVDAGLPPHQYHIHPLPQHYQHYLTSPRMHHFPRNNASTQVVVHEIRNYPYPQLHLLALQSLNPSRHASAVRESYEELLQLEDRLGSVNRGAVQTTIERFTFPHKYKKRIPQDLKMCLEDEELDTDEKCTICLSMLEDAEDVRRLPCMHLFHQACVDQWLATSRKCPICRVDIETQLTPDS, via the exons ATGGTCTTAGTGCATGTCGGATATCTGGTTCTTCCTGTATTCGGCTCAGTGAGAAACAGAG GATCCCATTTCaaccggcagcagcagcagcagcagcagcacagccatGCTACCTCTTGCCGGCACTTCCAGTTAGGTCCTCAGGCCCCGCTGCCCATGGACTTCCCCATGCCCCACCCAGGGCAGCCACAGTCAGGCATTAACCCCCACCTGGCCCCTCCCGGCCACCAGCATGGCCCTCCGCTCCACCCGCCCCACAACCCCCTGCCTGCTCCTCAGTTCCAGGACATCCCCGCCCCTCCCTTCCTACCTCAGGCATTACACCAGCAAtacctcctccagcagcagatcCTTGAGGCCCAGCACCGACACATCCTGCCACCCTCCAG ACGCACCCCAGAGAGAGTTCCTCACCAGCCCCACAGACTGCGGCCCAGCTATGAGTTTGCTCCCCCTCTTCATGTCCCTCCTCAGCCTGTGGTGCAGCAGCCCCGCTACCTGGCTGAGGGCACAGACTG GGATCTAAGTGTAGATGCTGGGTTGCCCCCCCACCAGTATCACATCCATCCGCTACCGCAGCACTATCAGCACTACTTGACCTCTCCCAGGATGCACCATTTCCCTCGAAACAATGCCTCAACGCAAGTG GTCGTCCACGAGATCAGAAACTACCCATATCCCCAGCTGCACTTGCTGGCTCTGCAGAGTCTCAACCCCTCCCGCCACGCGTCCGCTGTCAGAGAGAGCTACGAG GAGCTTTTGCAGCTGGAGGACAGGCTGGGCAGTGTAAACCGGGGAGCGGTCCAAACCACCATAGAGAGATTCACCTTCCCCCATAAGTACAAGaag agAATACCCCAGGACCTGAAGATGTgtctggaggatgaggagctgGACACCGATGAGAAGTGCACCATATGTCTGTCAATGCTGGAGGATGCAGAGGATGTCAG GAGATTACCCTGCATGCACCTATTCCATCAGGCGTGTGTGGACCAGTGGCTGGCCACCAGCAGGAAGTGCCCCATCTGCAGAGTGGACATTGAGACCCAACTGACCCCCGACAGTTGA
- the LOC117736104 gene encoding ATP synthase subunit alpha, mitochondrial-like: MLSVRVAAALARTLPRRAGFVSKAVPAACVGVNHLHTHRPWLQKTGTAEVSSILEDKILSADTSADLEETGRVLSIGDGIARVYGLRNVQAEEMVEFSSGLKGMSLNLEPDNVGVVVFGNDKLIKEGDIVKRTGAIVDVPVGMELLGRVVDALGNAIDGKGPLGSNTRRRVGLKAPGIIPRISVREPMQTGIKAVDSLVPIGRGQRELIIGDRQTGKTAIAIDTIINQKRFNEGTEEKKKLYCIYVAIGQKRSTVAQLVKRLTDADAMKYTIVVSATASDAAPLQYLAPYSGCSMGEYFRDNGKHALIIYDDLSKQAVAYRQMSLLLRRPPGREAYPGDVFYLHSRLLERAAKMNDNFGGGSLTALPVIETQAGDVSAYIPTNVISITDGQIFLETELFYKGIRPAINVGLSVSRVGSAAQTKAMKQVAGTMKLELAQYREVAAFAQFGSDLDAATQQLLSRGVRLTELLKQGQYCPMAIEEQVTVIYAGVRGHLDKMEPSKITRFEKAFLQHVLGQHQDLLTSIRVDGMISEASDIKLKQIVLTFLSSFE, translated from the exons ATGTTATCCGTGAGAGTTGCAGCAGCTTTGGCCAGGACCCTGCCCCGACGGGCTGGATTT GTGTCCAAGGCTGTACCGGCCGCCTGCGTTGGGGTCAaccacctccacacacacagaccatggCTGcagaagacag GCACAGCTGAGGTGTCTTCAATCCTGGAGGACAAGATCTTGAGTGCTGACACCTCTGCTGACCTGGAGGAGACCGGGCGTGTGCTGTCCATTGGTGACGGTATTGCCAGAGTGTATGGGCTGAGGAATGTACAGGCAGAAGAGATGGTGGAGTTCTCCTCTGGACTAAAG GGCATGTCTCTGAACTTGGAGCCTGACAATGTTGGTGTTGTGGTGTTCGGTAATGACAAACTGATCAAGGAGGGTGACATAGTGAAGAGGACCGGTGCCATCGTGGATGTCCCTGTTGGTATGGAACTGCTGGGCCGTGTGGTGGATGCTCTGGGAAATGCCATCGATGGAAAG ggtCCTCTGGGTTCCAACACCCGTAGGCGTGTGGGTCTGAAGGCTCCTGGTATCATCCCTCGTATCTCTGTGAGGGAGCCCATGCAGACTGGAATCAAGGCTGTGGATAGCCTGGTGCCCATTGGCAGAGGCCAGCGTGAGCTGATCATTGGTGACAGGCAGACCGG CAAAACTGCTATTGCCATCGACACAATCATCAACCAGAAGCGCTTCAACGAAGGAacggaagagaagaagaagctgtaCTGCATCTACGTCGCCATCGGCCAGAAGAGGTCCACTGTCGCCCAGCTGGTGAAGAGGCTCACCGACGCTGATGCAATGAAGTACACTATTGTGGTCTCTGCCACTGCCTCTGATGCTGCTCCTCTGCAGTACCTGGCCCCATACTCTGGCTGCTCCATGGGAGAGTACTTCAGAGACAATGGCAAGCACGCCCTGATCATCTACGATGATCTGTCCAAGCAG gCTGTTGCCTATCGTCAGATGTCCCTTCTGCTGCGTCGTCCTCCCGGTCGCGAGGCTTACCCCGGTGACGTGTTCTACCTACATTCTCGTCTGCTGGAGAGAGCTGCCAAGATGAACGACAACTTCGGCGGCGGCTCCCTCACTGCCCTGCCTGTTATTGAGACCCAGGCCGGTGATGTGTCTGCCTACATCCCCACCAATGTCATCTCCATCACAGACGGGCAG ATCTTCTTGGAGACTGAGCTGTTCTACAAGGGTATCCGCCCAGCTATCAACGTGGGTCTCTCTGTGTCCAGAGTAGGCTCTGCTGCCCAGACCAAAGCCATGAAGCAG GTGGCCGGTACCATGAAGCTGGAGCTGGCTCAGTACCGTGAGGTGGCTGCCTTCGCCCAGTTCGGCTCTGACCTCGACGCTGCCACCCAGCAGCTCCTTAGCAGGGGTGTCAGGCTCACTGAATTGCTCAAGCAGGGGCAGTACT GTCCCATGGCCATTGAGGAGCAGGTAACAGTCATCTACGCTGGTGTCAGAGGTCACTTGGACAAAATGGAGCCCAGCAAGATCACAAGGTTCGAGAAAGCTTTCCTGCAGCACGTCCTCGGCCAGCACCAGGACCTGCTTACCTCTATCAG GGTTGACGGCATGATCTCGGAGGCATCGGATATTAAACTGAAGCAGATTGTACTGACCTTCCTGTCCAGTTTTGAGTAA
- the rnf165b gene encoding E3 ubiquitin-protein ligase RNF165 isoform X4 yields MDFPMPHPGQPQSGINPHLAPPGHQHGPPLHPPHNPLPAPQFQDIPAPPFLPQALHQQYLLQQQILEAQHRHILPPSSRRTPERVPHQPHRLRPSYEFAPPLHVPPQPVVQQPRYLAEGTDWDLSVDAGLPPHQYHIHPLPQHYQHYLTSPRMHHFPRNNASTQVVVHEIRNYPYPQLHLLALQSLNPSRHASAVRESYEELLQLEDRLGSVNRGAVQTTIERFTFPHKYKKRIPQDLKMCLEDEELDTDEKCTICLSMLEDAEDVRRLPCMHLFHQACVDQWLATSRKCPICRVDIETQLTPDS; encoded by the exons ATGGACTTCCCCATGCCCCACCCAGGGCAGCCACAGTCAGGCATTAACCCCCACCTGGCCCCTCCCGGCCACCAGCATGGCCCTCCGCTCCACCCGCCCCACAACCCCCTGCCTGCTCCTCAGTTCCAGGACATCCCCGCCCCTCCCTTCCTACCTCAGGCATTACACCAGCAAtacctcctccagcagcagatcCTTGAGGCCCAGCACCGACACATCCTGCCACCCTCCAG TAGACGCACCCCAGAGAGAGTTCCTCACCAGCCCCACAGACTGCGGCCCAGCTATGAGTTTGCTCCCCCTCTTCATGTCCCTCCTCAGCCTGTGGTGCAGCAGCCCCGCTACCTGGCTGAGGGCACAGACTG GGATCTAAGTGTAGATGCTGGGTTGCCCCCCCACCAGTATCACATCCATCCGCTACCGCAGCACTATCAGCACTACTTGACCTCTCCCAGGATGCACCATTTCCCTCGAAACAATGCCTCAACGCAAGTG GTCGTCCACGAGATCAGAAACTACCCATATCCCCAGCTGCACTTGCTGGCTCTGCAGAGTCTCAACCCCTCCCGCCACGCGTCCGCTGTCAGAGAGAGCTACGAG GAGCTTTTGCAGCTGGAGGACAGGCTGGGCAGTGTAAACCGGGGAGCGGTCCAAACCACCATAGAGAGATTCACCTTCCCCCATAAGTACAAGaag agAATACCCCAGGACCTGAAGATGTgtctggaggatgaggagctgGACACCGATGAGAAGTGCACCATATGTCTGTCAATGCTGGAGGATGCAGAGGATGTCAG GAGATTACCCTGCATGCACCTATTCCATCAGGCGTGTGTGGACCAGTGGCTGGCCACCAGCAGGAAGTGCCCCATCTGCAGAGTGGACATTGAGACCCAACTGACCCCCGACAGTTGA
- the rnf165b gene encoding E3 ubiquitin-protein ligase RNF165 isoform X1 codes for MLYHTHKHTLSDTTFHPQLIPSNLSLQVPYNFSLSSTGSHFNRQQQQQQQHSHATSCRHFQLGPQAPLPMDFPMPHPGQPQSGINPHLAPPGHQHGPPLHPPHNPLPAPQFQDIPAPPFLPQALHQQYLLQQQILEAQHRHILPPSSRRTPERVPHQPHRLRPSYEFAPPLHVPPQPVVQQPRYLAEGTDWDLSVDAGLPPHQYHIHPLPQHYQHYLTSPRMHHFPRNNASTQVVVHEIRNYPYPQLHLLALQSLNPSRHASAVRESYEELLQLEDRLGSVNRGAVQTTIERFTFPHKYKKRIPQDLKMCLEDEELDTDEKCTICLSMLEDAEDVRRLPCMHLFHQACVDQWLATSRKCPICRVDIETQLTPDS; via the exons ATGctatatcacacacacaaacacacactcagtgacACCACATTTCACCCACAATTAATTCCATCTAATCTCTCCCTTCAGGTGCCTTACAACTTCTCCTTATCCTCCACAGGATCCCATTTCaaccggcagcagcagcagcagcagcagcacagccatGCTACCTCTTGCCGGCACTTCCAGTTAGGTCCTCAGGCCCCGCTGCCCATGGACTTCCCCATGCCCCACCCAGGGCAGCCACAGTCAGGCATTAACCCCCACCTGGCCCCTCCCGGCCACCAGCATGGCCCTCCGCTCCACCCGCCCCACAACCCCCTGCCTGCTCCTCAGTTCCAGGACATCCCCGCCCCTCCCTTCCTACCTCAGGCATTACACCAGCAAtacctcctccagcagcagatcCTTGAGGCCCAGCACCGACACATCCTGCCACCCTCCAG TAGACGCACCCCAGAGAGAGTTCCTCACCAGCCCCACAGACTGCGGCCCAGCTATGAGTTTGCTCCCCCTCTTCATGTCCCTCCTCAGCCTGTGGTGCAGCAGCCCCGCTACCTGGCTGAGGGCACAGACTG GGATCTAAGTGTAGATGCTGGGTTGCCCCCCCACCAGTATCACATCCATCCGCTACCGCAGCACTATCAGCACTACTTGACCTCTCCCAGGATGCACCATTTCCCTCGAAACAATGCCTCAACGCAAGTG GTCGTCCACGAGATCAGAAACTACCCATATCCCCAGCTGCACTTGCTGGCTCTGCAGAGTCTCAACCCCTCCCGCCACGCGTCCGCTGTCAGAGAGAGCTACGAG GAGCTTTTGCAGCTGGAGGACAGGCTGGGCAGTGTAAACCGGGGAGCGGTCCAAACCACCATAGAGAGATTCACCTTCCCCCATAAGTACAAGaag agAATACCCCAGGACCTGAAGATGTgtctggaggatgaggagctgGACACCGATGAGAAGTGCACCATATGTCTGTCAATGCTGGAGGATGCAGAGGATGTCAG GAGATTACCCTGCATGCACCTATTCCATCAGGCGTGTGTGGACCAGTGGCTGGCCACCAGCAGGAAGTGCCCCATCTGCAGAGTGGACATTGAGACCCAACTGACCCCCGACAGTTGA
- the rnf165b gene encoding E3 ubiquitin-protein ligase RNF165 isoform X2, which yields MVLVHVGYLVLPVFGSVRNRGSHFNRQQQQQQQHSHATSCRHFQLGPQAPLPMDFPMPHPGQPQSGINPHLAPPGHQHGPPLHPPHNPLPAPQFQDIPAPPFLPQALHQQYLLQQQILEAQHRHILPPSSRRTPERVPHQPHRLRPSYEFAPPLHVPPQPVVQQPRYLAEGTDWDLSVDAGLPPHQYHIHPLPQHYQHYLTSPRMHHFPRNNASTQVVVHEIRNYPYPQLHLLALQSLNPSRHASAVRESYEELLQLEDRLGSVNRGAVQTTIERFTFPHKYKKRIPQDLKMCLEDEELDTDEKCTICLSMLEDAEDVRRLPCMHLFHQACVDQWLATSRKCPICRVDIETQLTPDS from the exons ATGGTCTTAGTGCATGTCGGATATCTGGTTCTTCCTGTATTCGGCTCAGTGAGAAACAGAG GATCCCATTTCaaccggcagcagcagcagcagcagcagcacagccatGCTACCTCTTGCCGGCACTTCCAGTTAGGTCCTCAGGCCCCGCTGCCCATGGACTTCCCCATGCCCCACCCAGGGCAGCCACAGTCAGGCATTAACCCCCACCTGGCCCCTCCCGGCCACCAGCATGGCCCTCCGCTCCACCCGCCCCACAACCCCCTGCCTGCTCCTCAGTTCCAGGACATCCCCGCCCCTCCCTTCCTACCTCAGGCATTACACCAGCAAtacctcctccagcagcagatcCTTGAGGCCCAGCACCGACACATCCTGCCACCCTCCAG TAGACGCACCCCAGAGAGAGTTCCTCACCAGCCCCACAGACTGCGGCCCAGCTATGAGTTTGCTCCCCCTCTTCATGTCCCTCCTCAGCCTGTGGTGCAGCAGCCCCGCTACCTGGCTGAGGGCACAGACTG GGATCTAAGTGTAGATGCTGGGTTGCCCCCCCACCAGTATCACATCCATCCGCTACCGCAGCACTATCAGCACTACTTGACCTCTCCCAGGATGCACCATTTCCCTCGAAACAATGCCTCAACGCAAGTG GTCGTCCACGAGATCAGAAACTACCCATATCCCCAGCTGCACTTGCTGGCTCTGCAGAGTCTCAACCCCTCCCGCCACGCGTCCGCTGTCAGAGAGAGCTACGAG GAGCTTTTGCAGCTGGAGGACAGGCTGGGCAGTGTAAACCGGGGAGCGGTCCAAACCACCATAGAGAGATTCACCTTCCCCCATAAGTACAAGaag agAATACCCCAGGACCTGAAGATGTgtctggaggatgaggagctgGACACCGATGAGAAGTGCACCATATGTCTGTCAATGCTGGAGGATGCAGAGGATGTCAG GAGATTACCCTGCATGCACCTATTCCATCAGGCGTGTGTGGACCAGTGGCTGGCCACCAGCAGGAAGTGCCCCATCTGCAGAGTGGACATTGAGACCCAACTGACCCCCGACAGTTGA